From Streptomyces fungicidicus, one genomic window encodes:
- a CDS encoding acyl-CoA carboxylase subunit beta has protein sequence MTVLDEAPGEPTDARGRVAELHEIRAQALAGPSEKATKAQHAKGKLTARERIELLLDPGSFREVEQLRRHRATGFGLEEKKPFTDGVITGWGTVEGRTVFVYAHDFRIFGGALGEAHATKIHKIMDMAIAAGAPLVSLNDGAGARIQEGVSALAGYGGIFQRNTKASGVIPQISVMLGPCAGGAAYSPALTDFVFMVRDTSQMFITGPDVVKAVTGEEITQNGLGGADVHAETSGVCHFAYDDEETCIHEVRYLLSLLPQNNRENPPRVECSDDADRRGDVLLDLVPADGNRPYDMAKVIEEIVDDGEYLEVHERWARNIICALARMDGQVVGIVANQPQSLAGVLDIEASEKAARFVQMCDAFNIPILTFLDVPGFLPGVDQEHGGIIRHGAKLLYAYCNATVPRISLILRKAYGGAYIVMDSQSIGADLTYAWPTNEIAVMGADGAANVIFRRQIAEAEDPEAMRARMVKEYKSELMHPYYAAERGLVDDVIDPAETREVLIRSLAMLQTKHADLPSRKHGNPPQ, from the coding sequence ATGACCGTTTTGGATGAGGCGCCGGGTGAGCCGACCGACGCGCGCGGACGCGTGGCCGAACTGCACGAGATCCGTGCCCAGGCACTGGCGGGCCCGAGCGAGAAGGCCACCAAGGCGCAGCACGCCAAGGGCAAGCTGACCGCGCGGGAGCGCATCGAACTGCTGCTGGACCCGGGATCCTTCCGCGAGGTCGAGCAGCTGCGGCGGCACCGGGCCACCGGCTTCGGTCTGGAGGAGAAGAAGCCGTTCACCGACGGTGTCATCACCGGCTGGGGCACCGTCGAGGGCCGTACGGTCTTCGTCTACGCCCACGACTTCCGGATCTTCGGCGGCGCGCTGGGCGAGGCCCACGCCACCAAGATCCACAAGATCATGGACATGGCCATCGCGGCCGGAGCGCCCCTGGTGTCGCTGAACGACGGCGCCGGCGCCCGCATCCAGGAGGGCGTCTCCGCCCTCGCCGGCTACGGCGGCATCTTCCAGCGCAACACCAAGGCGTCCGGTGTCATCCCGCAGATCAGCGTGATGCTCGGCCCGTGCGCGGGCGGCGCGGCCTACAGCCCCGCCCTGACCGACTTCGTGTTCATGGTCCGCGACACCTCGCAGATGTTCATCACCGGCCCGGACGTCGTCAAGGCGGTCACCGGCGAGGAGATCACCCAGAACGGCCTGGGCGGCGCCGACGTGCACGCCGAGACCTCCGGCGTCTGCCACTTCGCCTACGACGACGAGGAGACGTGCATCCACGAGGTGCGCTACCTCCTCTCCCTCCTGCCGCAGAACAACCGCGAGAACCCGCCCCGCGTGGAGTGCTCCGACGACGCGGACCGCCGCGGCGACGTCCTGCTGGACCTGGTTCCGGCCGACGGCAACCGGCCCTACGACATGGCCAAGGTCATCGAGGAGATCGTCGACGACGGCGAGTACCTGGAGGTCCACGAGCGCTGGGCGCGCAACATCATCTGCGCGCTGGCCCGGATGGACGGCCAGGTCGTCGGCATCGTCGCCAACCAGCCGCAGTCGCTGGCGGGCGTGCTGGACATCGAGGCGTCCGAGAAGGCCGCCCGCTTCGTCCAGATGTGCGACGCGTTCAACATCCCGATCCTCACCTTCCTGGACGTCCCCGGCTTCCTCCCGGGCGTCGACCAGGAGCACGGCGGCATCATCCGGCACGGAGCGAAGCTGCTGTACGCGTACTGCAACGCCACGGTGCCGCGGATCTCGCTGATCCTGCGCAAGGCGTACGGCGGCGCGTACATCGTGATGGACTCGCAGTCCATCGGCGCGGACCTCACCTACGCCTGGCCGACCAACGAGATCGCCGTGATGGGCGCCGACGGCGCGGCCAACGTCATCTTCCGCCGCCAGATCGCCGAGGCCGAGGACCCCGAGGCCATGCGGGCCCGCATGGTCAAGGAGTACAAGTCCGAGCTGATGCACCCGTACTACGCGGCCGAGCGCGGTCTGGTCGACGACGTCATCGACCCCGCCGAGACGCGTGAGGTGCTGATCCGGTCCCTGGCGATGCTGCAGACCAAGCACGCCGATCTGCCGTCCCGTAAGCACGGCAACCCGCCGCAGTAA
- a CDS encoding acyl-CoA carboxylase subunit epsilon: MSTPDIRVEKGHAEPEEVAAITAILLARAAAQPSAPAHRGRPRAGWRRLEREPGFRAPHSWR, encoded by the coding sequence ATGAGCACACCTGACATCCGCGTCGAGAAGGGGCACGCCGAGCCGGAGGAGGTCGCCGCGATCACGGCGATCCTGCTGGCCCGGGCGGCCGCGCAGCCGTCGGCTCCGGCGCACCGGGGCCGGCCGCGGGCCGGCTGGCGCCGCCTGGAACGCGAGCCGGGCTTCCGAGCCCCCCACAGCTGGCGCTGA
- a CDS encoding GTP-binding protein, giving the protein MDFASSSGGPSRSTTSAKIVVAGGFGVGKTTFVGAVSEINPLRTEAVMTSASAGIDDLTHTGDKTTTTVAMDFGRITLDQDLILYLFGTPGQDRFWFMWDDLVRGAIGAIVLVDTRRLADCFPAVDYFENSGLPFVIALNGFDGQQPYQPDEVREALQIGPDTPIITTDARHRADAKSALITLVEHALMARLR; this is encoded by the coding sequence GTGGACTTCGCAAGCTCTAGCGGAGGGCCTTCCCGCTCCACCACGTCCGCGAAGATCGTGGTGGCGGGCGGTTTCGGCGTGGGCAAGACCACGTTCGTCGGCGCCGTCTCGGAGATCAACCCGCTGCGCACCGAGGCCGTCATGACGTCTGCTTCCGCGGGCATCGACGACCTCACCCACACCGGGGACAAGACGACCACGACGGTCGCCATGGACTTCGGCCGTATCACCCTGGACCAGGACCTGATCCTGTACCTCTTCGGTACGCCCGGGCAGGACCGGTTCTGGTTCATGTGGGACGACCTGGTGCGCGGCGCCATCGGCGCGATCGTCCTGGTGGACACGCGTCGTCTCGCCGACTGCTTCCCGGCGGTCGACTACTTCGAGAACTCGGGGCTTCCCTTCGTGATCGCCCTCAACGGCTTCGACGGGCAGCAGCCGTACCAGCCGGACGAGGTGCGGGAGGCGCTGCAGATCGGGCCCGACACTCCGATCATCACGACGGACGCGCGGCATCGGGCCGATGCGAAGTCGGCGCTGATCACTCTCGTGGAGCATGCGCTGATGGCGCGCCTTCGCTAG
- a CDS encoding DUF742 domain-containing protein, whose protein sequence is MATPPDGSSAGNWSYGPAQDHNDGSQNRYGYPSAPQHRQPYVPQGPGPSPYDQPYAPRIQPVEPQRRTPEPAPAGASNNPLVRPYAMTGGRTRPRYQLAIEALVHTTAQPHQMQGQLPEHQRICNLCREIKSVAEVSALLTIPLGVARILVADLAEAGLVAIHQPGGDENAGGQPDVTLLERVLSGLRKL, encoded by the coding sequence GTGGCAACACCCCCAGACGGTTCATCCGCGGGCAACTGGTCGTACGGTCCTGCCCAGGACCACAACGACGGGTCCCAGAACCGGTACGGCTACCCCTCCGCGCCACAGCACCGGCAGCCGTACGTACCGCAGGGCCCCGGCCCTTCGCCGTACGACCAGCCGTATGCTCCGCGCATCCAGCCGGTCGAGCCGCAGCGCCGCACGCCCGAGCCGGCGCCCGCCGGGGCGTCGAACAATCCCCTGGTGCGCCCGTACGCCATGACGGGCGGCCGCACCAGGCCCAGGTACCAGCTCGCCATCGAGGCGCTGGTGCACACCACCGCGCAGCCGCACCAGATGCAGGGCCAGTTGCCCGAGCATCAGCGGATCTGCAACCTCTGCCGGGAGATCAAGTCGGTGGCCGAGGTCTCGGCCCTGCTGACGATCCCTCTCGGCGTGGCCAGGATCCTCGTCGCCGACTTGGCGGAGGCGGGCCTGGTCGCCATCCATCAGCCCGGCGGCGACGAGAACGCCGGCGGCCAGCCAGACGTGACACTGCTCGAAAGGGTGCTCAGTGGACTTCGCAAGCTCTAG
- a CDS encoding roadblock/LC7 domain-containing protein, whose protein sequence is MSQAAQNLNWLITNFVDNTPGVSHTVVVSADGLLLAMSEGFPRDRADQLAAVASGLTSLTAGASRIFEGGSVNQTVVEMERGFLFIMSISDGSSLAVLAHPEADIGLIGYEMALLVDRAGTVLTPDLRAELQGSLLN, encoded by the coding sequence ATGAGCCAGGCGGCACAGAACCTGAACTGGTTGATCACCAACTTCGTGGACAACACCCCGGGGGTGTCCCACACGGTGGTGGTCTCCGCCGACGGACTCCTTCTGGCGATGTCCGAAGGCTTCCCGCGCGACCGCGCCGACCAGCTCGCGGCCGTCGCCTCCGGTCTGACGTCTCTGACGGCAGGCGCCTCCCGGATCTTCGAGGGCGGCAGCGTGAACCAGACGGTTGTGGAGATGGAGCGGGGATTCCTGTTCATCATGTCCATTTCCGACGGTTCGTCGCTCGCCGTTCTCGCACACCCGGAAGCGGACATCGGCCTCATTGGGTACGAGATGGCCCTTCTGGTCGACCGGGCCGGTACGGTCCTGACCCCGGACCTTCGTGCGGAGCTCCAAGGGAGCCTTCTCAACTAA
- a CDS encoding nitrate- and nitrite sensing domain-containing protein yields MRRSKNSPEPSARGNFTPPPRTAAPAPVPGPEPTAAPAPSGGRLSPRNWRVTTRLNAILLIPVLVGLVMGGFQVKSSIDTWNEAEDAENTARLVQASLTYANALYNERDVTAVPLLQGKGKSDPDVTKARAATDKAADAFDEAAQSMPGKPGLERRLRLFRETEPQLTALRAGAYTSKLKGVQTEEGYVAVAHPLMEFANELGLGTGNITSYGRSVYAISLTKAALSLQRSIGMHLLVKPGPTDSQLASQRVALTSYAYLEGIAIEEYKGAGTDADTAKLEQTAQRIEAEGAAMAKEAKQQDPDYVPPPAKPETMISELGRLPSTDAAARADLAGQGITPANWWAVNTLKYDGYREIESDLTDTAVNEASQIADDARRDAFVTGAVVVVALLAAFILAGMVARQMSRSMRQLRNAAFGIAEQRLPMLVDQLSRTDPGRVDTRVAPIPITSTDEIGEVARAFDQVHREAVRLAAEQALLRGNINAIFTNLSRRNQSLIEGQLTLITDLENNEADPDQLENLFRLDHLATRMRRNGENLLVLAGEEPGRRWDQPVPLVDVLRAASSEVEQYERIELSGVPEAEIHGRAVTDLVHLLAELLENATTFSSPQTKVRVTATRLPDGRVMIEIHDKGIGLTAEDFADINHKLANPPTVDAAISQRMGLFVVGRLSDRHGIRVQLRPSGEQAGTTSLVMLPDAITHGGGGEQHAQRDEFTVSQIIPEQNFGGEDFSRQQQPLRTAAELGFDDSRYTEVPDDIRDLDPVGRSLMREERRAALESQAQPELTAANAQENPEAPAFPDEFAAPQGYDNGQGFDGGYQGQQSAGYDQQAYDNGQQTPYAEPQQQAYGEGYYAPNGQVPQNDAFSSNGGYPEQSYADPARDGHAAAGATGSFTPFTERRQDDDWPQQDGYRNGYPDQYPAQAPEPELTQAADAPEQDSVGFDRPGPVPSDAHELTDAGLPRRGSTGGGGANGTGGARSVNQEPPASPQENDGDSWRSANDERWQQASSLRKPKAGGVTSSGLPRRVPKANLVQGAAETTPQGGPQVSRAPEDVRGRLSNLRRGVQRGRSAGSETNGQGFGSDSTYNQER; encoded by the coding sequence GTGAGGCGAAGCAAGAACAGTCCCGAGCCGTCGGCCCGGGGCAACTTCACGCCGCCGCCGCGCACAGCGGCGCCCGCCCCCGTGCCCGGTCCAGAACCGACGGCCGCGCCCGCCCCGAGCGGAGGCCGCCTGTCCCCGCGCAACTGGCGGGTGACGACCAGACTGAACGCCATCCTGCTCATCCCCGTGCTGGTCGGCCTGGTCATGGGCGGCTTCCAGGTGAAGAGCTCGATCGACACCTGGAACGAGGCGGAGGACGCGGAGAACACCGCGCGCCTGGTCCAGGCCTCCCTCACCTACGCCAACGCCCTCTACAACGAGCGGGACGTCACCGCGGTCCCGCTCCTTCAGGGCAAGGGCAAGAGCGACCCCGACGTCACGAAGGCCCGCGCCGCGACCGACAAGGCCGCCGACGCCTTCGACGAGGCCGCGCAGAGCATGCCCGGCAAGCCCGGCCTGGAGCGCCGGCTGCGGCTGTTCCGCGAGACCGAGCCGCAGCTGACCGCGCTGCGCGCCGGCGCGTACACCAGCAAGCTCAAGGGTGTGCAGACCGAGGAGGGCTACGTCGCCGTCGCCCACCCCCTGATGGAGTTCGCCAACGAGCTCGGCCTGGGCACCGGCAACATCACCAGCTACGGACGTTCGGTCTACGCGATCTCCCTCACCAAGGCCGCGCTGTCGCTGCAGCGGTCCATCGGCATGCACCTGCTGGTGAAGCCCGGACCCACCGACAGCCAGCTCGCCAGCCAGCGGGTGGCGCTCACCTCCTACGCCTACCTCGAGGGCATCGCCATCGAGGAGTACAAGGGCGCCGGCACCGACGCCGACACGGCCAAGCTGGAGCAGACCGCGCAGCGGATCGAGGCCGAGGGCGCCGCCATGGCCAAGGAGGCCAAGCAGCAGGACCCGGACTACGTCCCGCCGCCCGCCAAGCCGGAGACGATGATCTCGGAGCTGGGCCGTCTTCCCTCCACGGACGCCGCCGCCCGCGCCGATCTGGCCGGCCAGGGCATCACCCCCGCCAACTGGTGGGCCGTGAACACCCTCAAGTACGACGGCTACCGCGAGATCGAGTCGGATCTGACCGACACCGCGGTGAACGAGGCCTCCCAGATAGCCGACGACGCCCGGCGCGACGCCTTCGTCACCGGCGCCGTCGTCGTCGTCGCCCTGCTCGCCGCGTTCATCCTGGCCGGCATGGTGGCCCGCCAGATGAGCCGCTCCATGCGCCAGCTGCGCAACGCCGCGTTCGGCATCGCCGAGCAGCGCCTGCCGATGCTGGTCGACCAGCTCTCCCGTACCGACCCGGGCCGGGTCGACACCAGGGTCGCGCCGATCCCGATCACCTCCACGGACGAGATCGGCGAGGTGGCCCGCGCCTTCGACCAGGTCCACCGCGAGGCCGTCCGGCTCGCCGCCGAGCAGGCCCTGCTGCGGGGCAACATCAACGCGATCTTCACCAACCTGTCGCGCCGCAACCAGTCGCTGATCGAGGGCCAGCTGACCCTGATCACCGACCTGGAGAACAACGAGGCCGACCCGGACCAGCTGGAGAACCTCTTCCGCCTGGACCACCTCGCGACCCGTATGCGCCGCAACGGCGAGAACCTCCTGGTCCTCGCCGGCGAGGAGCCCGGCCGCCGCTGGGACCAGCCGGTCCCGCTGGTCGACGTGCTGCGCGCCGCCTCCTCCGAGGTGGAGCAGTACGAGCGCATCGAGCTGTCCGGCGTCCCGGAGGCCGAGATCCACGGCCGCGCGGTGACCGACCTCGTGCACCTGCTCGCCGAGCTCCTGGAGAACGCCACCACGTTCTCCTCCCCGCAGACCAAGGTCCGCGTCACCGCGACCCGTCTCCCCGACGGCCGCGTGATGATCGAGATCCACGACAAGGGCATCGGCCTCACCGCCGAGGACTTCGCGGACATCAACCACAAGCTGGCCAACCCGCCGACCGTGGACGCCGCGATCTCCCAGCGCATGGGCCTGTTCGTGGTCGGCCGGCTGTCCGACCGGCACGGCATCCGGGTCCAGCTGCGCCCGTCGGGCGAGCAGGCAGGCACCACCTCGCTGGTCATGCTGCCGGACGCGATCACCCACGGTGGTGGCGGCGAACAGCATGCGCAGCGCGACGAGTTCACGGTCTCCCAGATCATCCCGGAGCAGAACTTCGGCGGCGAGGACTTCAGCCGTCAGCAGCAGCCCCTGCGCACTGCCGCGGAGCTGGGCTTCGACGACAGCCGCTACACGGAGGTCCCGGACGACATCCGGGACCTGGACCCCGTCGGGCGTTCCCTGATGCGCGAGGAGCGCCGGGCCGCCCTGGAGTCCCAGGCACAGCCCGAGCTGACCGCCGCGAACGCCCAGGAGAATCCCGAGGCGCCCGCCTTCCCGGACGAGTTCGCCGCCCCGCAGGGGTACGACAACGGGCAGGGCTTCGACGGCGGCTACCAGGGGCAGCAGTCCGCCGGTTACGACCAGCAGGCGTACGACAACGGGCAGCAGACGCCGTACGCGGAGCCCCAGCAGCAGGCGTACGGCGAGGGGTACTACGCGCCGAACGGCCAGGTCCCGCAGAACGACGCCTTCTCGTCCAACGGCGGCTACCCGGAGCAGTCCTACGCCGACCCGGCGCGGGACGGTCACGCGGCCGCCGGCGCCACCGGCTCCTTCACGCCCTTCACCGAGCGGCGCCAGGACGACGACTGGCCGCAGCAGGACGGCTACCGGAACGGCTACCCGGACCAGTACCCCGCTCAGGCCCCCGAGCCGGAACTTACCCAGGCCGCTGACGCACCTGAGCAGGACAGCGTAGGCTTCGACCGTCCGGGACCGGTTCCCTCCGACGCCCACGAGCTGACCGACGCCGGGCTTCCCCGCCGCGGATCCACCGGCGGCGGCGGCGCGAACGGCACGGGCGGCGCGCGGAGCGTGAACCAGGAGCCGCCGGCCTCCCCCCAGGAGAACGACGGCGACAGCTGGCGCTCGGCGAACGACGAACGCTGGCAGCAGGCCTCGTCGCTCCGTAAGCCCAAGGCAGGCGGAGTTACTTCCTCCGGGCTGCCGCGACGGGTCCCCAAGGCCAACCTGGTCCAGGGAGCCGCCGAAACCACCCCCCAGGGAGGCCCCCAGGTCTCCCGCGCCCCGGAAGACGTCCGGGGCAGGCTGAGCAACCTGCGACGCGGTGTCCAACGGGGCCGCAGCGCGGGCAGTGAAACGAACGGTCAGGGCTTCGGTTCTGACAGCACCTACAACCAGGAGCGTTAG
- a CDS encoding GTP-binding protein encodes MDFASSSGGAVSENRATTSAKIVVAGGFGVGKTTFVGAVSEINPLRTEAVMTSASAGIDDLTHTGDKTTTTVAMDFGRITLDQDLILYLFGTPGQDRFWFMWDDLVRGAIGAVVLVDTRRLADCFPAVDYFENSGLPFVVALNGFDGQQPYQPEEVREALQIGPDTPIITTDARHRADAKSALITLVEHALMARLR; translated from the coding sequence GTGGACTTCGCAAGCTCTAGCGGCGGGGCGGTCTCCGAAAACCGTGCCACCACGTCCGCGAAGATCGTGGTGGCGGGCGGCTTCGGCGTGGGCAAGACCACGTTCGTCGGCGCCGTCTCGGAGATCAACCCGCTGCGCACCGAGGCCGTGATGACCTCCGCCAGCGCGGGTATCGACGACCTCACCCACACCGGGGACAAGACCACCACCACGGTGGCCATGGACTTCGGCCGTATCACCCTGGACCAGGACCTGATCCTGTACCTCTTCGGTACGCCCGGGCAGGACCGGTTCTGGTTCATGTGGGACGACCTGGTGCGCGGCGCCATCGGCGCGGTGGTCCTCGTGGACACCCGCCGCCTCGCCGACTGCTTCCCGGCGGTGGACTACTTCGAGAACAGCGGACTGCCCTTCGTGGTCGCCCTCAACGGCTTCGACGGACAGCAGCCCTACCAGCCGGAAGAGGTGCGCGAGGCACTGCAGATCGGGCCCGACACCCCGATCATCACCACCGACGCACGGCACCGCGCGGATGCCAAGAGTGCGCTGATCACCCTGGTCGAACATGCCCTTATGGCGCGTCTCAGGTAG
- a CDS encoding DUF742 domain-containing protein — MTPPTASHDPYAEPYEDEGDQPLVRPYAMTGGRTRPRYQLAIEALISTTADPAALMGLLPEHQRICHLCREVKSVAEVSALLNMPLGVARILVADLAEAGLVAVHQPGGDETTGAPDVTLLERVLSGLRKL, encoded by the coding sequence ATGACCCCGCCCACCGCCTCTCATGATCCGTACGCGGAACCGTACGAGGACGAGGGCGACCAGCCACTGGTGCGTCCCTACGCGATGACCGGTGGCCGGACCAGGCCGCGTTATCAGCTGGCCATCGAGGCACTGATCAGTACGACGGCCGACCCGGCAGCGCTGATGGGGCTCCTCCCGGAGCACCAGCGCATCTGCCATCTGTGCCGTGAGGTGAAGTCGGTCGCCGAGGTCTCGGCGCTGCTCAACATGCCGCTGGGTGTTGCCCGGATCCTGGTGGCCGACTTGGCGGAGGCGGGACTCGTCGCCGTGCACCAGCCGGGCGGCGACGAGACGACCGGCGCCCCCGATGTGACACTGCTCGAAAGGGTGCTCAGTGGACTTCGCAAGCTCTAG
- a CDS encoding roadblock/LC7 domain-containing protein translates to MSQAAQNLNWLITNFVDNTPGVSHTVVVSADGLLLAMSEGFPRDRADQLAAVASGLTSLTAGASRIFEGGSVAQTVVEMERGFLFLMSVSDGSSLAVLAHPECDIGLVGYEMALLVDRAGAVLTPDLRAELQGSLLH, encoded by the coding sequence ATGAGCCAGGCGGCACAGAACCTCAACTGGTTGATCACCAACTTCGTGGACAACACCCCCGGGGTGTCCCACACCGTCGTCGTGTCCGCCGACGGTCTTCTGCTGGCCATGTCCGAGGGGTTCCCGCGCGACCGCGCGGACCAGCTCGCGGCCGTCGCCTCGGGACTGACCTCCCTGACGGCCGGCGCCTCCCGGATCTTCGAGGGCGGCAGCGTGGCCCAGACGGTCGTGGAGATGGAGCGAGGTTTCCTCTTCCTCATGTCCGTCTCGGACGGCTCGTCCCTGGCCGTTCTGGCGCACCCGGAGTGCGACATCGGCCTGGTGGGCTACGAGATGGCGCTCCTGGTGGACCGCGCGGGGGCGGTACTCACGCCGGACCTGCGCGCCGAGCTACAGGGAAGTCTGCTCCACTGA